From one Enterobacter kobei genomic stretch:
- a CDS encoding DUF1364 domain-containing protein — protein sequence MTDLRKAARGRECQVRIPGVCNGNPETSVLAHIRLAGLCGTGIKPPDLIATIACSSCHDEIDRRTRLVDDDYAKECALEGMARTQVIWLKEGKVKA from the coding sequence ATGACGGACTTACGTAAAGCGGCGCGCGGCCGCGAATGTCAGGTGCGTATCCCTGGAGTATGCAACGGCAACCCAGAAACGAGCGTACTGGCGCATATACGCCTGGCCGGGCTGTGTGGTACCGGCATTAAGCCGCCTGACCTGATTGCCACTATCGCATGCAGCAGCTGCCACGACGAAATAGATCGCCGCACCCGCCTGGTTGATGACGATTATGCAAAGGAGTGCGCCCTGGAGGGCATGGCCCGCACGCAGGTTATCTGGCTGAAAGAGGGGAAAGTAAAAGCATGA
- a CDS encoding metallophosphoesterase, translated as MSIYQRINGADWRNIWVVGDLHGCYTNLMAQLDSLDFDPAQDLLISVGDLVDRGTENVECLDLINQPWFRAVRGNHEQMMLDALVNGGSFSHWMSNGAGWLHQLDIEQDIQLKYLLPKVEQLPLIIELVTGYKKYVVCHADYPHDEYEFDKPVSEEMVIWNRHRINDSQGGAVRAIKGADLFIFGHTPARMPLRFANQYYIDTGAVFSGNLTIRQLQGGVE; from the coding sequence ATGAGCATCTATCAACGCATTAATGGTGCTGACTGGCGCAATATCTGGGTCGTGGGTGATTTGCACGGCTGTTACACCAACCTCATGGCTCAGCTGGACAGTTTGGATTTCGACCCGGCCCAGGATCTGCTTATCTCTGTTGGCGACCTCGTTGACCGCGGTACCGAAAACGTTGAGTGCCTGGACCTGATTAATCAGCCATGGTTCCGTGCTGTTCGTGGGAACCATGAGCAGATGATGCTGGATGCATTGGTGAACGGCGGTAGCTTCAGCCACTGGATGTCAAACGGCGCAGGGTGGTTGCATCAACTGGATATCGAGCAGGATATACAACTCAAATATCTGCTTCCCAAAGTGGAGCAGCTTCCGCTGATCATCGAATTGGTGACTGGCTATAAGAAATACGTTGTTTGCCACGCCGACTACCCGCACGACGAATATGAGTTCGACAAGCCAGTGTCAGAGGAGATGGTCATCTGGAACCGGCATCGCATTAATGACTCTCAGGGTGGCGCTGTGAGGGCAATCAAAGGCGCAGACCTATTTATCTTCGGGCATACCCCGGCGCGTATGCCGCTGCGATTTGCCAATCAGTATTACATCGACACCGGTGCCGTATTCAGCGGTAACCTCACTATTCGTCAGTTGCAGGGTGGTGTGGAATGA
- a CDS encoding YdaE family protein has product MCNTTKCAYCRKPIEQGKEVKNTLLFIRGAQLAHEERDYCSERCASYDQMAHEA; this is encoded by the coding sequence ATGTGTAACACTACAAAATGCGCGTACTGCCGCAAACCGATTGAGCAAGGGAAGGAAGTTAAAAATACCCTGCTATTTATCCGCGGCGCGCAGCTGGCACACGAAGAGCGGGATTACTGTTCTGAACGTTGTGCTTCATACGACCAGATGGCCCACGAAGCATAA
- a CDS encoding transcriptional regulator, translating into MNGLTKAIKSAGTATNLATMLGIKPMSVSRWKNRYQGVVPADRVLQIYAATGVTPHELRPDLYPNPTDGLPK; encoded by the coding sequence ATGAACGGGTTAACAAAAGCAATAAAGTCCGCTGGCACTGCAACAAATCTCGCGACCATGCTGGGCATCAAACCAATGTCAGTCAGTCGCTGGAAAAACCGGTATCAGGGCGTGGTACCTGCCGATCGGGTCCTGCAAATTTACGCTGCCACCGGCGTAACACCTCACGAACTGCGCCCTGATCTCTACCCAAATCCCACTGATGGTTTACCAAAGTAG
- a CDS encoding DUF2806 domain-containing protein, with the protein MDDQGALALVQKYGKPLYNILKITGPFLLSQSKTAVENYSDFKLNKVRLEAISILLQEEAKKIVEDRSRLREIIMNTTGLERIRAQNDYNLLTKELNKLSTVDRVKDFIGDNELIENDKEIEDSWIDKFNQLASSLNEEWRKKLLANAFALELKKSGSVNFIMLNCIASFDEKTFRMFGFLINASIRMYEVNIFPSDDGKRAFDINGEKHTLNEIIYRLSHLNLLNTSSEGYIDLRNQGEKETYLRYGRRVLKMRYPDLTVPPVHLIRMNYFTSLGNDIAKLYARNINALGNEYFDVFLREAKNKQYIYSEIELPEELHEELGN; encoded by the coding sequence ATGGATGATCAAGGCGCATTGGCTCTAGTGCAAAAATATGGCAAACCTCTTTACAATATACTAAAAATAACCGGACCCTTTTTATTATCACAGTCTAAAACAGCAGTTGAAAATTATTCAGACTTTAAATTAAATAAAGTGCGCTTAGAAGCGATATCGATTTTACTTCAGGAAGAAGCAAAAAAAATTGTAGAGGACAGATCTAGACTTAGAGAAATAATTATGAACACCACTGGTCTCGAAAGGATTCGCGCTCAAAATGATTACAACTTACTGACAAAGGAATTGAATAAGCTTTCAACAGTTGACCGGGTAAAAGATTTCATTGGTGATAATGAACTTATTGAAAATGATAAAGAAATTGAAGACAGCTGGATCGATAAATTTAATCAACTCGCTTCATCGCTAAATGAAGAATGGAGAAAAAAACTTCTTGCAAACGCTTTTGCTTTAGAATTAAAAAAGTCCGGGTCAGTAAATTTTATTATGCTAAATTGCATTGCCTCGTTTGATGAAAAAACTTTTAGAATGTTTGGCTTCTTGATAAATGCAAGTATAAGAATGTATGAAGTAAACATTTTTCCATCAGATGACGGAAAGAGAGCATTTGATATTAACGGTGAAAAACATACACTTAACGAAATAATTTACAGGTTAAGTCATCTTAACCTTCTTAACACTAGCAGTGAAGGCTATATTGATTTGAGAAATCAAGGCGAAAAAGAAACGTATTTACGTTATGGAAGGCGAGTGCTAAAAATGCGTTACCCCGACCTTACTGTACCCCCAGTGCATCTTATAAGAATGAATTATTTCACTAGTCTAGGAAATGACATTGCCAAACTTTACGCTCGAAATATTAATGCCCTTGGGAATGAATACTTTGATGTATTTCTGAGGGAGGCAAAAAACAAACAGTATATTTACAGTGAAATTGAATTACCTGAAGAATTACATGAGGAACTGGGCAATTAG
- a CDS encoding toxin YdaT family protein, giving the protein MQTLSFHQNNRAPSERLKFQYQHSEAGSQSVDHSSICSAVRAWAAAEGRVVVAMSIKNAAEEEELTSIDMSGNADVWNVKLFRWLDNHEKSPAYRANVEQLAPVIISILPLAYRDRMVKNDCPSVRIARAVKEDAEAIQAVVLKAPQHERLKEISESIVARFHLDGPDSVAPLMAMVTTMLGAL; this is encoded by the coding sequence ATGCAAACACTTTCTTTTCACCAGAATAACAGAGCGCCATCAGAGCGCCTGAAATTTCAGTATCAACATAGCGAGGCCGGAAGTCAGTCGGTTGATCACAGTTCCATTTGTTCTGCGGTACGCGCCTGGGCGGCTGCAGAGGGCCGCGTGGTGGTCGCCATGTCCATCAAGAACGCAGCTGAAGAGGAAGAGCTAACCAGCATAGACATGAGCGGTAATGCCGATGTGTGGAATGTGAAGCTATTTCGATGGCTGGATAACCACGAGAAATCGCCAGCCTATCGGGCAAACGTTGAACAACTGGCACCCGTGATCATCTCAATTCTGCCTCTCGCATATCGGGATCGCATGGTGAAAAACGATTGTCCCTCAGTTCGAATAGCCAGGGCAGTGAAAGAAGATGCTGAAGCCATCCAGGCTGTGGTTTTGAAAGCCCCACAGCACGAGCGTCTGAAGGAGATCAGCGAGAGCATTGTTGCACGCTTCCATCTTGATGGGCCTGACTCTGTGGCGCCATTGATGGCGATGGTTACAACTATGCTGGGGGCGTTATGA
- a CDS encoding DUF1367 family protein — MAQLQLIKQSSGILIPATPETSELLQSKIKLGAVLVAEFRQVRNPAYHRRFFALLNLGFEYWEPTGGAISSNERRLVTGYTKFLSSYGGNEDALLDAAEQYLERIADKRAGSISACKSFDAYRAWVIVEAGHYDAIQLPDGTLKKHPRSIAFASMDETEFQQLYKAALDVLWRWILSRAFSNQREAENAAAQLMSFAG, encoded by the coding sequence ATGGCGCAGTTACAACTCATCAAGCAGTCCTCAGGAATCCTGATCCCCGCCACGCCGGAGACCAGCGAATTACTGCAATCAAAAATCAAGCTTGGCGCCGTGCTGGTGGCCGAGTTCCGGCAGGTACGCAACCCGGCGTATCACCGTCGCTTCTTCGCTTTGCTGAACCTCGGATTCGAATACTGGGAACCGACCGGCGGCGCTATTTCATCGAACGAACGCAGGCTGGTGACCGGTTACACCAAATTCCTGTCTTCCTACGGTGGGAATGAAGACGCGCTGCTGGATGCCGCCGAGCAGTATCTCGAACGCATAGCGGATAAACGCGCCGGGAGCATCAGCGCCTGTAAGTCATTCGATGCGTATCGTGCCTGGGTGATCGTTGAGGCTGGCCACTATGACGCTATTCAGCTGCCGGACGGCACACTCAAAAAGCACCCCCGGAGTATCGCTTTCGCCAGCATGGACGAAACTGAATTCCAGCAGCTGTACAAAGCCGCGCTTGATGTCCTGTGGCGCTGGATATTGTCCAGGGCATTCAGCAATCAGCGCGAGGCAGAAAACGCCGCTGCGCAGTTGATGAGCTTCGCGGGGTGA
- a CDS encoding ATP-binding protein: MKNITGARSALERLKKIIPASVQPKFRNVQEWQAWQEAEGRKRSEEIDRLNQRTRSEKIFGRAGIQALHRGCSFANYEVTGPEQRQAYSMAKSYAQNFGGGFASFVFSGAPGTGKNHLAAAIGNHLLAAGHSVLVVTIPDLMLRVRECYDDGQSESSLLNDLCNVDLLVLDEVGIQRGTSGEKVIINQVIDRRLSSMRPVGILTNLNHGELVETLGARVMDRLQMDGGMWVNFGWLSYRKNVSHLRFAK, encoded by the coding sequence GTGAAAAATATTACTGGTGCCCGCAGCGCGCTTGAGCGCCTGAAGAAAATTATCCCGGCCAGCGTGCAGCCGAAATTCAGAAACGTTCAGGAGTGGCAGGCCTGGCAGGAAGCGGAGGGGCGCAAACGCTCCGAGGAAATCGACCGTCTGAACCAGCGCACCCGCTCAGAGAAAATCTTCGGTCGCGCAGGAATACAGGCTCTTCACCGTGGTTGCTCGTTCGCAAACTACGAGGTCACAGGTCCGGAACAACGCCAGGCGTACAGCATGGCCAAGAGCTACGCCCAGAACTTCGGCGGCGGGTTCGCAAGCTTTGTCTTCAGCGGCGCGCCAGGTACCGGCAAAAACCACCTGGCGGCGGCCATTGGCAACCACCTGCTTGCAGCTGGCCACTCGGTTCTGGTGGTCACTATCCCGGATCTGATGCTGCGCGTACGCGAATGCTACGACGACGGGCAGTCCGAATCCTCATTGCTGAACGACCTGTGCAATGTCGATCTGCTCGTGCTGGACGAAGTCGGCATTCAGCGCGGCACCAGCGGTGAGAAGGTGATCATCAACCAGGTTATCGATCGCCGCCTGTCGTCAATGCGCCCGGTTGGCATCCTGACCAATCTGAACCACGGCGAGCTGGTAGAGACACTGGGCGCACGTGTTATGGATCGCCTTCAGATGGACGGCGGCATGTGGGTTAATTTTGGCTGGTTGAGTTATCGCAAAAACGTAAGCCACCTGCGTTTCGCTAAGTGA
- a CDS encoding helix-turn-helix domain-containing protein, with translation MKEKTVLNPILVERLSQLNGRGMTKSDMARVAGVTPQSVNGWFKKGVISKKSALAVADAAGVSVPWLLGEDVGEKDGLKPDEQRLLELYRQLPDEEQQNMLRIFAIRLKELDELYEKYMKGRIRSQQD, from the coding sequence ATGAAAGAGAAAACCGTACTTAATCCGATACTTGTCGAGCGACTTTCGCAGTTGAATGGTCGAGGCATGACAAAATCCGATATGGCCAGGGTTGCAGGGGTAACTCCGCAGTCTGTTAACGGCTGGTTCAAGAAAGGCGTGATTAGCAAAAAATCCGCTCTTGCTGTTGCTGATGCAGCTGGCGTATCGGTGCCATGGTTACTCGGTGAGGACGTCGGAGAGAAAGACGGACTTAAGCCGGACGAACAGCGCCTACTGGAGCTCTACCGGCAACTGCCGGATGAAGAGCAACAGAACATGCTCCGCATCTTTGCTATTCGCCTGAAGGAGCTGGACGAGTTGTATGAGAAGTACATGAAGGGGCGTATTAGGTCCCAACAAGACTAA
- a CDS encoding replication protein: protein MSNTAEIYKFPAPAPAQQESRMADLENGYLRLANQIQDALCIVELSGREFRVLNAIVRLTYGWSKKSDRITNSLIADKTTLKVKHVSEAVLSLAYRNIITLRRIGQTRYIGINTILDKWAYTKPNCMKCPVNFPSADARTWVITIPENGDNHPQKPEIGSLETVAAIPENGDGKNTPQTIPENGDGYPRKQGKVSPKTGNTKDILSKTNIKDLTPYSPPGGKVKFDPMSIPVPEWLNASSWNEWVAYRRESGKPIKTELTVTKAFSLLKQYLDEGHDPVDVINASIANGYQGLFKPKFGLSGRKAGRDVNQISQPGNNIPDGFRG from the coding sequence ATGTCAAACACCGCTGAAATATACAAATTCCCTGCGCCTGCTCCGGCGCAACAGGAGAGCCGTATGGCTGATCTGGAAAATGGCTATCTACGTTTAGCCAACCAAATCCAGGACGCCTTATGTATCGTCGAGTTATCAGGGCGGGAATTCCGCGTCCTGAATGCGATTGTCCGACTGACCTATGGCTGGTCAAAGAAATCAGACCGGATCACCAACAGCCTCATTGCAGACAAAACGACGCTGAAGGTAAAGCATGTTTCTGAAGCCGTGCTGAGCCTCGCCTACCGGAACATCATTACCCTGCGCCGCATCGGGCAAACCAGATACATAGGGATCAATACCATCCTGGATAAGTGGGCATATACCAAGCCGAACTGCATGAAGTGCCCGGTGAATTTCCCGTCTGCTGACGCTCGCACATGGGTAATTACCATCCCTGAAAACGGGGACAACCATCCCCAAAAACCGGAAATAGGATCCCTCGAAACAGTGGCAGCTATCCCTGAAAACGGGGATGGTAAAAATACCCCTCAAACCATCCCTGAAAATGGGGATGGTTATCCCCGAAAACAGGGAAAGGTATCCCCGAAAACAGGGAACACCAAAGACATTCTTTCAAAGACAAATATAAAAGATCTAACCCCCTATAGTCCCCCAGGGGGGAAGGTGAAGTTTGATCCGATGAGCATACCGGTTCCTGAATGGCTGAATGCATCGTCCTGGAATGAGTGGGTTGCGTATCGCCGGGAGTCAGGCAAACCCATCAAAACCGAGCTGACCGTCACCAAGGCTTTTAGCCTGCTGAAGCAGTACCTGGACGAGGGGCACGATCCAGTGGACGTGATCAACGCCAGCATCGCCAACGGGTACCAGGGGTTGTTCAAGCCAAAATTCGGCCTCAGCGGTCGCAAGGCGGGCCGGGATGTGAATCAAATCTCTCAGCCTGGTAACAACATTCCAGACGGATTCAGGGGGTAA
- a CDS encoding DNA-methyltransferase → MSIRLYNANCFDVLPIIPEGSIDLVCADIPYGTTQCRWDSVLDLPRMWRELYRVCKPNAAIVLFSAQPFTSMLVSSNFSDWRTEWIWEKVNATGFLNAKKQPLRAHENIQVFYRHQPTYNPQMTDGHIRKTSKRKTVNSECYGKALSLTEYDSTKRYPRDVQFFSSDKQTGNFHPTQKPLALVKYIIETYSNRGDVVLDFTIGSGTAGIACQQTERSFIGIEKEQDIFEVACMRMGISRKERAA, encoded by the coding sequence GTGAGCATTCGCCTTTACAACGCTAACTGCTTCGATGTGTTACCTATCATTCCCGAGGGAAGCATAGATCTCGTTTGCGCTGATATTCCCTACGGCACCACACAGTGCCGGTGGGATTCTGTTCTCGATTTGCCAAGGATGTGGCGCGAGCTGTATCGGGTATGCAAGCCGAACGCGGCCATAGTGCTTTTCTCCGCTCAGCCCTTCACCAGCATGCTGGTGAGCAGCAACTTTAGCGACTGGCGCACAGAGTGGATCTGGGAAAAAGTTAACGCTACCGGATTCTTGAACGCAAAAAAGCAGCCGTTGCGCGCGCATGAAAATATCCAGGTATTTTATCGCCATCAGCCGACGTATAACCCACAGATGACTGATGGTCACATCCGCAAAACCAGTAAGCGGAAGACCGTAAATTCAGAGTGCTACGGTAAGGCGCTGTCGCTGACCGAATACGATTCGACAAAGCGGTACCCGCGGGACGTTCAATTCTTCTCGAGCGATAAGCAAACCGGGAATTTTCACCCAACCCAAAAGCCTTTGGCTCTGGTGAAATACATCATTGAAACCTACAGCAACCGCGGCGACGTGGTACTGGATTTCACGATAGGAAGCGGTACCGCGGGCATCGCCTGCCAGCAGACAGAACGGTCCTTTATCGGGATCGAAAAAGAGCAGGACATTTTTGAAGTGGCTTGCATGAGAATGGGTATTAGCCGAAAGGAGCGTGCTGCATGA
- a CDS encoding MmcB family DNA repair protein translates to MKWGHNALAHDLAEHLRQNTARIVWEDMQLGPSGTARPDVYALPCSFSKFCPVVYEVKVSVSDFRADVTAGKFTKYFAYASAVVFAVPDGMLKKTDIPEGCGLMVRKEGGWYTVKGPSMRPIDTLPRDAWVKLVIDGIRRETERTRLSMRSAPVYVHETRLTRRHGEESARLVSQAYSAKNRLESAIEQQEKRRAEVFQQTEQEARWHRESMERQAESLNRAQAELAEVLGLSADATVNQLTRAINEACYRLAQDSEIQRLRGIFMNMEKMLAKANAKLPGESATEDAA, encoded by the coding sequence ATGAAATGGGGTCATAACGCACTGGCTCACGATCTGGCTGAGCATCTGCGCCAGAACACCGCCCGTATCGTCTGGGAAGACATGCAGCTCGGCCCAAGCGGTACCGCGCGCCCGGACGTTTACGCGCTGCCGTGCTCATTCAGCAAGTTCTGTCCGGTAGTCTATGAGGTCAAAGTTTCCGTTTCAGATTTCCGCGCTGATGTGACCGCCGGTAAATTCACAAAGTATTTTGCGTACGCCAGCGCCGTAGTCTTCGCTGTGCCCGACGGGATGCTCAAGAAAACGGACATCCCTGAAGGCTGCGGGCTGATGGTTCGCAAGGAGGGTGGCTGGTATACGGTGAAAGGGCCATCTATGCGCCCGATCGACACGCTGCCCCGCGATGCCTGGGTGAAACTGGTCATCGACGGGATCCGCCGTGAAACTGAGCGCACCCGGTTATCTATGCGCAGCGCTCCGGTTTACGTCCATGAAACCCGGCTGACCCGGCGGCATGGAGAAGAGAGCGCCAGACTGGTCTCGCAAGCCTATAGCGCAAAAAACCGACTTGAATCGGCTATTGAACAGCAGGAAAAGCGGCGGGCAGAAGTATTCCAGCAGACCGAGCAGGAAGCGCGCTGGCATCGCGAAAGCATGGAGCGGCAGGCCGAAAGCCTCAACAGGGCGCAGGCCGAACTGGCTGAAGTGCTAGGGCTCTCCGCTGATGCAACAGTAAATCAACTCACCAGAGCGATCAACGAGGCCTGTTACCGGTTGGCGCAGGATTCAGAGATTCAGCGCCTGCGCGGGATCTTCATGAACATGGAAAAAATGCTCGCCAAAGCGAATGCGAAATTGCCTGGTGAGTCAGCAACGGAGGACGCAGCGTGA
- a CDS encoding MarR family winged helix-turn-helix transcriptional regulator, translated as MRSKDQLAVIAFLEQHRSTTPRRLARELGWDNKHTHNILGRLTRIGLIKNIGKPAHPEYRLIQRWQAKIKPDAPARKKSAAPPMATVCRENWQGYQIHKIFGSGRA; from the coding sequence ATGCGCAGCAAAGATCAACTGGCGGTTATCGCATTTCTTGAGCAGCACAGGAGCACCACACCGCGCCGCCTGGCCAGAGAGCTGGGGTGGGACAATAAGCATACCCACAACATTCTGGGGCGCCTTACGCGGATCGGCTTAATCAAAAACATCGGTAAGCCCGCGCACCCTGAATATCGGCTGATTCAGCGCTGGCAGGCGAAGATCAAACCTGACGCACCAGCGAGGAAAAAAAGCGCAGCGCCGCCAATGGCAACTGTGTGCAGGGAGAACTGGCAGGGCTATCAAATTCATAAAATCTTCGGGAGTGGGCGAGCATGA